The Nocardioides ginsengisegetis region GGCGGTGATCAGCAGGTTGTCGTCGCGGACGTCGGTGTGCACGACGCTCGACCCGGCGGTCACCTCCGCGAACCGGGCCGCCAGGGCGGCGGCCTCGTCGCCGTGGGGGAGCACGTAGGTCGCCAGGACGTGGTCCCACAGCGCCGGCCAGTCGGCGTACTCCGTGGCGAAGCCGTCGAGGCCGAGCGCGGCGGGAGCCGGGGTCAGCCGGTCGGCGACCTCCTCGAGCAGGTCCAGGGCCAGGTCCAGGTCGTCCTGCCGCCAGGGGCGGGCGGGGTGTCGCGCCTCGACGTGCTCGGTGGCGAGCACCAGCCAGTCGTGCTCCTCGAAGCTCCACAGCAGCCGCGGCGCCGGCACACCGGCCGGCAGCGCCGCGAGCTTGCGGACCTCCGTGCGGTAGGACTCCGCGAACGCGCGCTGGGCCTTGACCGAGGCCGCCTTCACGAAGTGCCGGCTCCCGTCCTCGCACTCCAGCACCGAGGCCAGCCCGGGGGTGAAGCCGGTCGGCTGCGAGGTCGCCTTCACGACCGGGGAGCCGAGGCGTTGCTCCACCAGGCGGCGCACCTGCGGAGGGAGGAACGACCACTCGACGCGGCGAGCGGTGCGGCCGTGCGGGACGGTCGTGGGGATCCGGGTCGTCACGGATCCATCCTTGCCGACCATGTTGGTTGCAGGCGACCGGGTTGCCGACGGTGGTAGACACAGCACGTGCTGCGCTTCTTCGTGCTCGGGATCATCATCGCGCTGGGCGCGATCACCGCGCTGGCTGCCTCCATCGGCGGCCCCGGCTGGTGGGGCCTGCTGGTCCTGCTCGCCCTGCTGCTCGTCGTGGGCGTCCACGACCTGGTGCAGAAGAAGCACGCGATCCTGCGCAACTACCCGGTGCTCGGTCACCTGCGCTTCCTGCTGGAGGGGATCCGGCCCGAGCTCCAGCAGTACTTCATCGAGCGCAACTACGACGGCCGACCCTTCGACCGCGACACCCGCTCCTCGATCTACCAGCGCGCCAAGGGGATCAAGGAGGAGCAGCCCTTCGGCACCGAGCGGGACCTGTACGCCGTGGGCTACGAGTACCTCCTCCACTCCACCGTCCCCGTCGACAAGCTCGAGGAGCCGCCGCGCGTCCGGATCGGTGGCCCCGACTGCACGAAGCCCTACGACATGGCGCTGCTCAACGTCAGCGCCATGAGCTTCGGCTCGCTGTCGGCCAACGCGATCGAGGCGCTCAACCGCGGCGCGGCCAAGGGCGGCTTCGCCCACGACACCGGCGAGGGCGCGATCAGCCCCTACCACCGCAACGGCGGCGACCTGGTGTGGGAGATCGGCTCGGGCTACTTCGGCTGCCGCACCCACGACGGCGGCTTCGACGAGCGCGAGTTCGCCGAGAAGGCCGCCGACGACCAGGTGAAGATGGTCAGCCTCAAGCTCAGCCAGGGCGCCAAGCCCGGCATCGGCGGGGTGCTGCCCGGGGCGAAGGTCACCGCGGAGATCGCCAGGACGCGCGACGTCCCGCAGGGCCAGACCGTGATCTCGCCGTCGTACCACCGGGTCTTCTCCACGCCGCGCGAGCTGGTCCAGTTCATCGGCCACTTCCGCGAGCTCGCAGGCGGCAAGCCGGCCGGCTTCAAGCTCTGCCTGGGCTCGCGCACCGACTTCCTGGCCATCTGCAAGGCGATGGTCGAGGAGCAGATCACGCCCGACTTCATCATCGTCGACGGTGCCGAGGGCGGCACCGGCGCGGCGCCGCTGGAGTACGAGGACCACGTCGGGATGCCCCTGACCGAGGGCCTGATGACCGTCCACAACGCGCTGCTCGGCGCCGGGGTCCGCGACCGGGTGAAGGTCGGTGCCAGCGGCAAGGTCGCGACCGGCATCGACCTGGTCAAGCGGCTCATCCAGGGCGCCGACTACACCAACGCCGCGCGGGCCATGATGATGGCGGTCGGCTGCATCCAGGCCCAGACCTGCCACACCAACACCTGCCCGGTCGGCGTCGCGACCCAGGACCCCAAGCGGATGCGGGCCCTCGACGTGCCGGACAAGACCGAGCGGGTCTTCCGCTACCAGCAGGCCACCGTCGACCAGGCGATGCAGGTGATCGCCTCGATGGGGCTGCACTCCTTCGACGAGCTGCGCCCGCACATGCTGCGGCGGCGCACGGCGCCCGGCACGATCGCGTCGTACGGCGACCTCTTCCCGCACCTGGCCGCCGGCCAGCTGCTCCGCGACGCGCCGGCCTCGTGGGAGCGGGACTGGGCGCGCGCCGACCCCGACCGCTTCGTCCCGTGACCCGTTCCCCGACCTGGAGGTTCCGTTGACCACCGTTGCCGAGCTGTTGATCGAAGCGCTGGCCGAGCACGGCGTGACCCAGGTGTGGGGCGTCGTCGGAGACGCGCTG contains the following coding sequences:
- a CDS encoding phosphotransferase, which produces MTTRIPTTVPHGRTARRVEWSFLPPQVRRLVEQRLGSPVVKATSQPTGFTPGLASVLECEDGSRHFVKAASVKAQRAFAESYRTEVRKLAALPAGVPAPRLLWSFEEHDWLVLATEHVEARHPARPWRQDDLDLALDLLEEVADRLTPAPAALGLDGFATEYADWPALWDHVLATYVLPHGDEAAALAARFAEVTAGSSVVHTDVRDDNLLITADGRALLCDWNWPAAGAPWLDTLLLLIGPRGDGLDAEAVLASRRLTRDVPAEHVDIVLALLTGYFLHQADQPVPPTSPHLRDAQMWQGDVVWDWLCERRGWA
- a CDS encoding glutamate synthase-related protein, which gives rise to MLRFFVLGIIIALGAITALAASIGGPGWWGLLVLLALLLVVGVHDLVQKKHAILRNYPVLGHLRFLLEGIRPELQQYFIERNYDGRPFDRDTRSSIYQRAKGIKEEQPFGTERDLYAVGYEYLLHSTVPVDKLEEPPRVRIGGPDCTKPYDMALLNVSAMSFGSLSANAIEALNRGAAKGGFAHDTGEGAISPYHRNGGDLVWEIGSGYFGCRTHDGGFDEREFAEKAADDQVKMVSLKLSQGAKPGIGGVLPGAKVTAEIARTRDVPQGQTVISPSYHRVFSTPRELVQFIGHFRELAGGKPAGFKLCLGSRTDFLAICKAMVEEQITPDFIIVDGAEGGTGAAPLEYEDHVGMPLTEGLMTVHNALLGAGVRDRVKVGASGKVATGIDLVKRLIQGADYTNAARAMMMAVGCIQAQTCHTNTCPVGVATQDPKRMRALDVPDKTERVFRYQQATVDQAMQVIASMGLHSFDELRPHMLRRRTAPGTIASYGDLFPHLAAGQLLRDAPASWERDWARADPDRFVP